A single Neoarius graeffei isolate fNeoGra1 chromosome 23, fNeoGra1.pri, whole genome shotgun sequence DNA region contains:
- the LOC132871219 gene encoding uncharacterized protein LOC132871219: MENQEVLKSLVFTLSYMLMKRRRDVNNADTQRRREVQRRVRQRQYFLQRQRRMLMMLIAQSTRPITVARTRAWSNTPSTDWWERVVLTEFQPSDWLERFRMSKETFFHLCNKLKPWLARQDTCLRPALPLEKRVALVLWRLASNVEYRTIGELFGVGRSTVCKCVREVCHAIGATLRPLYLREPSDQELEDAARLFSTRWGFPHCVGAVSSLHVPIIAPATDADSYWNSRGWHSIITQGAVNGLGQFWDVCAGFPGGAEPTSILQNSSLWTLGCEGRLLPQSLPRSFMGKQLGSVVLGDAGYPLQTWLLKAYSKSDNLTAGQHAFNRRLERAHAIVDEAFLKLRARWQCLLKRNDCHVDGVPAMIVACCVLHNMCEVHGDELAEEWLEAARREESPMPTHIVPVLDDDPAGEEVRELYCQYFLQQEHQQNQQEQQD; encoded by the exons atgGAGAACCAGGAAGTGCTGAAGTCTCTGGTGTTTACTCTGAGCTACATGCTAATGAAACGGCGCAGGGATGTAAACAATGCAGACACACAGAGACGGCGTGAAGTTCAGCGGCGGGTCAGACAAAGGCAGTATTTCCTACAGAGACAGAGGAGGATGCTGATg ATGTTGATCGCTCAAAGCACAAGGCCCATCACTGTGGCTCGGACTCGTGCCTGGTCCAACACACCTAGCACTGATTGGTGGGAGCGAGTGGTCCTAACAGAGTTCCAGCCCTCCGATTGGCTGGAGCGCTTCCGTATGAGCAAAGAGACCTTCTTTCACCTTTGCAACAAGTTGAAGCCCTGGCTGGCACGGCAGGACACATGTCTGCGCCCTGCTCTACCTCTTGAGAAGCGGGTGGCTTTGGTACTGTGGCGCCTGGCCTCAAACGTCGAGTACCGCACCATCGGGGAGCTGTTCGGAGTGGGACGCTCGACTGTGTGCAAGTGTGTGCGTGAGGTGTGCCATGCCATTGGAGCCACTCTGCGCCCACTCTACCTCCGTGAGCCAAGTGATCAGGAGCTGGAAGACGCCGCCCGCCTATTTAGCACACGCTGGGGCTTTCCGCACTGCGTGGGTGCCGTCAGTAGCCTCCATGTGCCCATCATTGCACCGGCTACTGACGCCGATAGCTACTGGAACAGCCGTGGCTGGCATTCTATCATTACCCAAGGTGCAGTTAATGGCCTCGGGCAGTTCTGGGATGTGTGCGCAGGCTTCCCGGGTGGCGCCGAACCTACATCCATTCTGCAGAACTCCTCTCTGTGGACTCTGGGGTGTGAGGGTAGGCTATTGCCCCAGTCTCTACCTCGAAGTTTTATGGGCAAGCAGTTGGGGTCTGTAGTCCTGGGAGATGCTGGGTATCCTCTTCAGACCTGGTTACTGAAAGCCTACAGCAAGTCAGACAACCTCACAGCTGGGCAGCATGCCTTCAACCGGCGCCTGGAGAGAGCACACGCCATTGTGGATGAGGCTTTCCTGAAGCTCCGGGCTCGCTGGCAGTGCCTTTTAAAGAGGAATGATTGCCATGTAGATGGGGTGCCGGCTATGATTGTGGCATGCTGTGTGTTGCATAATATGTGTGAGGTGCATGGCGATGAGTTGGCAGAGGAGTGGCTAGAGGCAGCGAGGCGAGAGGAGAGCCCCATGCCCACTCACATTGTGCCCGTCTTGGACGATGATCCAGCTGGGGAGGAAGTGCGAGAACTTTACTGCCAgtatttcctacagcaggagcatcaGCAGAACCAGCAAGAGCAACAGGACTGA